One genomic window of Haloferax mediterranei ATCC 33500 includes the following:
- a CDS encoding alkaline phosphatase family protein, whose product MKEEYDFLPDKIDSIWSLGSGSAEWIAQTFSEDYADEIADTAYVSTNGFTEWVLNHREMPSEKGWFDISKWDTVHPEDFKLLHYIKDDAPELDFYRYVPTKYINERAIAAKQQIDPERLVIHYQQPHDPYAHEALSEGRELTEYEKKPLRHLARGECSREKAWGDYIQELRAGLDGVEDLLESIDADKVVITADHGEAFGEYNIHRHPLGIPIPELRRVPWVETSAERMKDVDVNYNFESDKMGTKDEILDHLANLGYR is encoded by the coding sequence GTGAAAGAAGAGTACGACTTCCTTCCTGATAAGATCGACAGTATTTGGTCTCTTGGAAGTGGCTCTGCAGAGTGGATTGCACAGACATTTTCAGAGGACTATGCCGATGAGATTGCTGACACGGCATACGTATCTACTAACGGCTTCACAGAATGGGTGTTAAACCATAGAGAGATGCCTTCTGAAAAAGGTTGGTTTGATATATCTAAGTGGGACACGGTTCATCCAGAAGACTTCAAACTACTACACTATATCAAAGACGATGCACCAGAGCTGGATTTCTACCGATATGTTCCTACAAAATATATTAATGAAAGAGCGATAGCTGCAAAACAGCAAATTGATCCTGAACGGCTGGTTATTCATTACCAACAGCCTCATGACCCTTACGCTCACGAAGCGCTGAGTGAAGGACGTGAACTCACCGAATATGAGAAAAAGCCTCTCCGTCATCTTGCACGTGGCGAATGTAGCCGAGAAAAAGCGTGGGGGGACTATATTCAGGAATTGCGAGCGGGCTTAGATGGTGTGGAAGACTTATTAGAATCAATTGATGCCGATAAGGTCGTGATTACAGCTGATCACGGCGAAGCCTTCGGAGAGTACAATATCCATCGACATCCATTAGGAATACCAATTCCAGAATTACGTAGAGTTCCGTGGGTGGAAACGTCAGCAGAGCGTATGAAAGACGTAGATGTAAACTACAATTTCGAATCTGATAAGATGGGGACAAAAGATGAGATTCTAGACCACCTTGCTAACCTCGGTTATCGATAG
- a CDS encoding DUF354 domain-containing protein — protein sequence MKVLVTIQHPAHVHFFRNAISELLDSGHEVKVCCRNKDIAVELLDAYDIEYEILAGDSSTFSELVKTQAVYESKLLARAIKFKPDVMTAISEPAVTHVSRLINSKSVIFVDTEHATLQNRLAFPFAHRICTPECYYDTIGSKQVSYPGYHELSYLHPNRFEPDPQIVREAGVDPHEKYAIVRSVAWKAAHDVGQKGFNSVADVVGSLEETGASVVVSAEGDLPDVLEARCLEVPPEKMHHVMAFADVFIGESSTMAAESAVLGTPAIYVNSLRLGYIDELESKYGLVHHMTGENAQQNAISRAVQILESDLGIEEQRAELLAEKTDTTSIILEQIGSMDEQ from the coding sequence ATGAAGGTTCTCGTCACTATTCAGCATCCAGCACACGTGCATTTCTTTCGGAATGCAATTTCTGAACTATTAGATAGTGGCCACGAGGTGAAGGTGTGTTGTCGGAACAAAGATATAGCTGTCGAGTTGCTTGATGCATACGACATTGAGTACGAAATCCTCGCCGGCGACTCTTCAACATTTAGTGAACTTGTAAAAACACAAGCTGTCTACGAGAGTAAATTGTTGGCGCGTGCGATCAAGTTTAAGCCAGACGTGATGACTGCCATCTCAGAACCGGCAGTCACACATGTTTCTCGGCTGATTAATTCGAAGAGCGTAATATTCGTCGATACTGAGCACGCGACGCTCCAGAATAGATTGGCATTCCCCTTTGCTCACCGAATTTGTACTCCGGAATGCTACTATGATACTATTGGCTCGAAGCAAGTCTCTTATCCGGGGTATCACGAATTATCCTACTTACACCCAAACCGGTTTGAACCGGACCCACAGATTGTTCGTGAGGCTGGTGTTGATCCTCATGAGAAGTATGCCATCGTTCGGTCAGTCGCTTGGAAAGCTGCCCACGACGTTGGTCAAAAAGGGTTCAACAGTGTCGCTGATGTTGTGGGGAGTCTTGAGGAAACCGGTGCTTCGGTCGTTGTTAGTGCTGAGGGTGATCTTCCGGACGTACTCGAAGCCCGCTGCTTGGAAGTACCTCCCGAGAAGATGCATCACGTGATGGCGTTTGCAGACGTATTCATCGGCGAAAGTTCAACAATGGCGGCTGAGTCCGCTGTCTTGGGGACCCCGGCGATTTACGTGAACTCTTTGAGATTAGGCTATATTGACGAACTGGAATCCAAGTATGGCTTGGTGCATCATATGACTGGAGAAAATGCACAGCAGAATGCAATTTCTCGTGCAGTTCAAATATTGGAATCTGACCTTGGCATCGAGGAGCAGAGAGCAGAATTACTAGCTGAGAAGACTGATACAACATCGATAATTCTTGAACAGATTGGTAGTATGGATGAACAATGA
- a CDS encoding nucleotide sugar dehydrogenase has translation MSDTKLNRQSERYKAVDTRNVCIVGLGYVGLPLAVGFDQAGHNVRGYDISKATISRLEEGEDPTKDLGDDTIQNSDINFGTDPELITDAEYVIITVPTPVSDEKDPNLDYVKSAARTVGENLSPGSTVVLESTVFPGATREVLAPVIEEASNYTLGDEFSVGYSPERLVPGDEKHSLENVVKIVSGCNKETLDDLVELYSSVIDAGIHEAPSLEVAEAAKCIENIQRDINIALVNELAIACDYLGVDSNAVLEAAGTKWNFHDYRPGLVGGHCIPVDPFFFIYKAKKQGFNPNLIETAREVNEYIPEHVAKQTIKGLNLSGKVLQESKVLILGLTYKPNVEDIRTSAIGGTIKGLEEFGIEVTGHDPQADNDEVRCEFEIAVQNELDFDNFDAVILGAAHDEYESIDIKTMSEELGENPVFIDTEDIFEGDLKETNIKYYRL, from the coding sequence ATGTCAGATACAAAACTAAATAGACAGTCAGAGAGGTACAAGGCCGTAGACACGAGAAACGTTTGTATTGTGGGGCTCGGATACGTGGGTCTCCCCCTAGCAGTGGGATTCGACCAAGCAGGCCATAACGTACGAGGTTATGACATATCGAAAGCAACAATAAGTCGGCTTGAAGAGGGAGAAGATCCCACCAAAGATCTCGGTGATGACACAATTCAAAACTCAGATATTAATTTTGGAACCGATCCAGAATTGATCACTGATGCCGAGTATGTAATCATCACCGTACCGACACCAGTTTCCGATGAGAAAGACCCAAACCTTGACTATGTTAAGAGTGCAGCCCGTACAGTAGGCGAGAACTTGAGCCCCGGTTCGACTGTAGTCCTTGAGTCAACTGTGTTCCCTGGTGCAACTCGGGAAGTCCTTGCACCAGTGATAGAGGAAGCATCGAACTACACACTTGGTGACGAATTCTCTGTTGGGTACTCTCCTGAGCGTCTTGTTCCTGGAGATGAGAAACATAGCTTAGAAAACGTCGTTAAGATTGTAAGTGGTTGTAACAAGGAAACCCTTGATGATCTAGTTGAATTATACAGCTCGGTTATTGACGCCGGTATTCATGAAGCACCATCACTAGAAGTTGCCGAGGCCGCGAAATGTATCGAAAACATTCAACGAGACATAAACATCGCCCTTGTCAATGAATTAGCCATTGCGTGCGATTATCTTGGGGTTGACTCGAATGCAGTACTCGAGGCAGCAGGAACAAAGTGGAATTTCCACGACTACCGCCCAGGTCTTGTTGGCGGTCATTGTATACCAGTTGACCCATTCTTCTTCATATACAAGGCTAAAAAACAGGGGTTCAATCCGAATTTAATCGAAACTGCGCGTGAGGTGAATGAATACATTCCAGAGCATGTTGCAAAGCAGACGATCAAGGGTCTGAATCTGTCAGGGAAGGTTCTGCAAGAAAGCAAGGTACTGATTCTGGGTCTTACTTACAAACCAAACGTCGAAGACATTCGGACATCAGCGATTGGCGGGACAATCAAAGGTCTTGAGGAGTTCGGTATCGAGGTTACCGGTCACGACCCACAAGCGGACAATGATGAAGTTCGTTGCGAGTTCGAGATTGCAGTCCAAAACGAGCTTGACTTCGACAATTTTGATGCGGTTATTCTCGGTGCCGCTCACGATGAGTATGAGAGCATAGATATAAAGACGATGTCAGAAGAACTCGGTGAAAACCCTGTTTTCATCGATACTGAAGACATATTCGAAGGGGATCTCAAAGAAACCAACATCAAATACTATCGACTCTAA
- a CDS encoding flippase, with protein sequence MSDKSITDLASITFVGGALGRLLQYGVYIAIARGLGAEALGVFSIGYVILNIASVVSRLGLDNAARKFIPVYRESGDQERLVGVVISSLGGAFVVGSIISLLIFVFLGTIRSTFGVSIPDEATFFLFGVPLLAVLSVGMAASRGFFNTTYAVYAKDIVQSGSAIILVGIAAFVLESIEFVVIGYSLSLLFGAIVISYYLLKLSGLSFSMKPKFELKKITVYSLPLMLSAVANYLVTWTDILMLGALLSNNAKIGQYQAAFQTTAMLGFILYSVNSVFPSIASGLYHNGDRKRLTNIYKSTTKWTGGFTILGSLYLVTYSSQVMSIFGNEFDGVKPMIAVLCVGYIANAVAGPAGYLLSMSQYERVESANTIVTALSNIVLNYILISQYGIIGAAVATGTSLVLLNTLRVSQASYLLGIRPGFSSIIKIVPGIMVSGIIFVSIKFIYPSSLIAALGAGVVGSLAFISVVYLFLFSERDQLLFESLS encoded by the coding sequence ATGAGTGACAAATCAATCACGGATTTAGCTTCAATCACATTTGTCGGTGGTGCGCTTGGCCGACTCTTGCAGTACGGTGTATATATTGCAATTGCTAGGGGCTTAGGTGCAGAGGCATTGGGTGTCTTCTCAATTGGATACGTTATCCTCAATATTGCCAGTGTTGTAAGTCGTTTAGGATTAGACAATGCTGCGCGTAAGTTCATTCCCGTTTATCGAGAGTCTGGAGATCAAGAGAGACTAGTTGGTGTTGTTATCTCATCACTGGGCGGTGCGTTTGTAGTTGGGTCAATTATCTCTCTCCTCATATTTGTCTTCTTAGGGACTATTAGGTCTACATTTGGGGTCTCAATACCAGATGAGGCGACTTTCTTTTTATTTGGAGTCCCGCTTTTAGCAGTGTTGAGCGTTGGTATGGCTGCTTCGAGAGGTTTTTTCAACACGACTTATGCAGTCTATGCAAAAGACATCGTCCAATCAGGGTCGGCGATTATCTTAGTTGGGATTGCAGCATTTGTTCTCGAATCGATAGAATTTGTTGTTATTGGATACAGTCTGTCACTATTGTTCGGTGCTATTGTGATTTCGTACTATCTGTTAAAACTGAGTGGTTTGTCTTTCTCCATGAAGCCAAAGTTCGAACTGAAAAAAATCACTGTGTATTCTCTTCCCCTCATGTTATCTGCTGTTGCAAATTATCTCGTAACTTGGACAGATATTCTCATGTTAGGGGCACTACTCTCAAATAATGCAAAAATTGGCCAGTATCAGGCAGCTTTCCAGACGACAGCGATGCTTGGGTTTATACTATATTCAGTAAACTCCGTCTTCCCATCTATCGCGTCTGGATTATATCATAATGGTGATAGAAAACGCTTAACAAATATCTACAAATCAACCACGAAATGGACTGGCGGGTTCACAATACTTGGATCACTATATCTGGTCACTTATTCTAGCCAAGTGATGTCCATATTCGGAAACGAGTTTGATGGAGTCAAACCAATGATTGCCGTCTTGTGTGTTGGGTACATTGCTAATGCAGTCGCTGGACCTGCAGGGTATCTACTTTCAATGTCTCAATACGAGAGGGTTGAATCCGCTAATACAATAGTAACTGCTCTATCAAATATCGTTTTAAACTATATTTTGATTAGCCAGTATGGAATTATCGGTGCGGCAGTTGCTACTGGAACGTCTCTAGTTCTATTGAATACCCTTCGAGTTTCTCAGGCGAGCTATCTACTCGGAATCCGGCCCGGTTTCTCAAGCATAATTAAAATCGTCCCGGGGATCATGGTGTCAGGAATTATATTTGTTTCTATTAAATTCATCTACCCATCCAGCTTAATTGCTGCTCTTGGTGCAGGAGTTGTTGGGAGCCTAGCTTTCATCTCGGTAGTCTATCTGTTCCTATTCTCAGAACGAGATCAGCTATTATTTGAGAGTTTAAGCTAA
- a CDS encoding glycosyltransferase family 2 protein — protein MYREHSIGVVVPAYNEEGFIGDVIRDMPEYVDRIFVIDDCSTDGTWDEILASARETRESPNGDNSADGVMTATDGGLSLTNRAKRHDTIGRVVPIEHTENLGAGGAIKTGYLAAREDEIDITATVDGDGQMDLSLLPKLLDPIVEGDADYAKGNRLLYKDYRIEMPKFRFFGNSILTFLTKISSGYWKTMDPQNGYTAISLYALENAGIEDMYEYYGYCNDLLVKMNAKGIRVADVAMPAVYGDEESSIQYSTYIRKVSLMLLRNFFWRLKVKYLVLDFHPLALFYVFGSIMSLFALLGAGWATYAKFTYGDSLFVPAVSSLLLFSIGSMFLMFGMLFDMQVNRDLETQVYE, from the coding sequence ATGTATCGTGAACACTCAATCGGCGTTGTCGTCCCTGCTTACAATGAAGAGGGGTTTATCGGCGACGTCATTCGTGACATGCCCGAATATGTCGATCGGATTTTTGTGATCGACGATTGTTCCACTGATGGTACTTGGGACGAGATTTTAGCATCTGCGCGTGAAACCCGCGAAAGCCCAAACGGGGATAACTCCGCTGATGGAGTTATGACGGCGACAGATGGTGGTCTGTCGCTCACTAACCGGGCGAAGAGGCATGATACGATTGGTCGCGTAGTCCCAATTGAACACACTGAGAACCTCGGTGCAGGTGGTGCCATCAAAACAGGGTACCTCGCAGCACGAGAAGATGAGATCGATATAACAGCGACCGTGGATGGGGACGGTCAGATGGATCTCAGCTTATTACCGAAGCTACTCGATCCTATTGTAGAAGGTGACGCTGACTATGCAAAGGGGAATAGGCTTCTGTACAAGGATTATCGTATTGAGATGCCAAAATTCAGATTCTTTGGCAATTCTATCTTGACGTTCCTCACAAAGATATCCAGTGGTTACTGGAAAACAATGGATCCTCAAAACGGATACACTGCGATTTCCCTCTATGCACTTGAGAATGCAGGGATTGAGGACATGTATGAGTACTATGGCTACTGCAACGACCTCCTCGTAAAGATGAACGCGAAAGGAATCCGCGTTGCAGACGTTGCGATGCCTGCTGTCTATGGAGACGAGGAATCAAGTATCCAATATTCAACCTATATCCGTAAGGTCTCGTTGATGCTGTTGCGCAATTTCTTCTGGAGGTTGAAGGTCAAGTACCTAGTCCTTGACTTCCATCCTCTCGCTTTATTTTACGTGTTTGGTTCGATAATGTCCTTATTCGCGTTATTGGGTGCTGGGTGGGCAACCTACGCAAAGTTCACCTACGGAGACTCTCTGTTTGTCCCGGCAGTGTCGAGTCTGCTCCTGTTTAGTATCGGGAGCATGTTCCTCATGTTCGGTATGCTGTTCGATATGCAGGTCAACCGAGATCTCGAAACGCAGGTGTATGAATGA
- a CDS encoding glycosyltransferase family 4 protein — MTKNNKTITWLTPHSSQTGGNWVTKKVQSELSENYSITTKTFEHGSSLIGHGLSAAQFATHNNDSVDLWVENPFTFSFKRPGIRTDDIVACHHIHYPHPSNAWYQPSEVGRRIKNELFLKRAAHASRVVVVSDYWKQFLNNHGITNVSKVHNGLPIENFDFDQEKVDKLKKELSPDDKPIIHLGIPAKLKGTKKAYHELKGMDAKFITTGRKDYHLPVEHLNPDYEGYLRILAAADVVVSMSQFDEGWGLFVHEALLAGTPVVGTGRGGMSELLNGGDQIVCEEFSDLKSSVRKALDMKESLGKSGHQFVKQFSVERMVSGWDQIFKEIP, encoded by the coding sequence ATGACAAAAAATAACAAGACAATAACATGGTTAACCCCACATAGTTCTCAAACTGGGGGGAACTGGGTGACAAAAAAAGTTCAGTCTGAGCTTTCCGAGAACTATTCGATAACAACAAAAACATTTGAACACGGTTCATCACTAATAGGCCATGGATTATCTGCAGCTCAATTTGCAACACATAACAATGATTCAGTTGACCTATGGGTTGAAAATCCATTCACTTTCTCATTTAAAAGGCCAGGAATTAGAACAGATGACATAGTTGCGTGCCATCACATACATTATCCACACCCATCAAATGCATGGTATCAACCGTCGGAAGTGGGACGTCGAATCAAAAATGAGTTGTTCTTAAAGAGAGCAGCACATGCTAGTCGCGTAGTTGTTGTTTCAGATTACTGGAAACAGTTCTTAAATAATCACGGAATAACGAATGTTTCCAAGGTACATAATGGACTTCCAATAGAAAATTTTGACTTTGACCAGGAGAAAGTAGACAAGTTAAAGAAAGAGCTTTCGCCAGATGATAAGCCGATCATTCATCTTGGGATACCAGCTAAACTAAAGGGTACAAAAAAAGCCTACCACGAACTCAAAGGGATGGATGCAAAATTCATTACGACAGGTCGAAAGGACTACCATTTGCCGGTTGAACATTTAAATCCAGACTACGAAGGCTATCTCAGGATTCTTGCTGCAGCAGATGTTGTCGTATCTATGTCTCAGTTTGATGAAGGTTGGGGGTTATTTGTTCACGAGGCTCTGCTAGCTGGGACCCCCGTCGTTGGTACTGGTCGAGGAGGAATGAGTGAGTTACTGAACGGCGGAGATCAAATCGTGTGTGAGGAATTTTCAGACCTAAAATCATCAGTTAGGAAGGCGCTGGATATGAAAGAGTCACTTGGAAAGTCGGGTCATCAATTTGTGAAGCAATTCTCAGTTGAACGGATGGTCTCTGGCTGGGATCAGATATTCAAAGAGATTCCATAG